From a region of the Streptomyces sp. NBC_00193 genome:
- a CDS encoding DUF6167 family protein — MFRRAFWFTAGAAAGVWATTKVNRQLKKLTPESLAAQAADKAIEAGHRLKDFALDVKSGMSQREDELNDALGLHQDPDLPANVTALPGPRRLRAIEQDQNDPTTQFSYNRNEDH, encoded by the coding sequence ATGTTCCGCCGAGCCTTCTGGTTCACCGCCGGCGCAGCCGCCGGCGTGTGGGCCACCACCAAGGTCAACCGGCAGCTCAAGAAGCTGACGCCGGAGAGCCTCGCCGCCCAGGCCGCCGACAAGGCGATCGAGGCGGGCCACCGCCTCAAGGACTTCGCCCTCGACGTCAAGTCGGGAATGTCGCAGCGCGAGGACGAGCTGAACGACGCACTGGGACTCCACCAGGATCCCGACCTGCCCGCCAACGTCACCGCCCTTCCCGGGCCGCGGCGGCTGCGGGCCATCGAGCAGGACCAGAACGACCCAACCACACAGTTTTCGTACAAC